From a single Brassica rapa cultivar Chiifu-401-42 chromosome A01, CAAS_Brap_v3.01, whole genome shotgun sequence genomic region:
- the LOC103842700 gene encoding dirigent protein 22 codes for MSKLILILAAQILLLAIFASAEDGGYFASTMNPKRLQKEKLTHLRVYWHDIRSGQNPSSIMIQPPVKKYSSTYFGSITMIDNALTSDVPINSTVVGRAQGFYAGAAQRQLGFLMAMTFAFKTGEYKGSTITILGRNTVLSEVREMPVVGGSGIFRFARGYVEARTKSFDLKLGDANVEYNCFVLHY; via the coding sequence ATGTCAAAGCTCATTCTTATCCTCGCCGCACAAATCCTCCTCCTCGCCATCTTTGCCTCCGCCGAAGACGGTGGATACTTTGCAAGCACAATGAACCCGAAACGCCTCCAGAAGGAGAAGCTCACTCATCTCCGAGTCTATTGGCATGACATCCGAAGCGGTCAAAACCCTAGTTCCATTATGATCCAACCGCCGGTTAAGAAGTACTCCTCAACCTACTTCGGATCAATCACAATGATAGATAACGCACTAACATCTGATGTGCCGATTAACTCTACAGTCGTGGGTCGGGCCCAAGGTTTCTACGCAGGAGCGGCCCAACGTCAGCTAGGTTTCTTGATGGCGATGACTTTCGCTTTCAAGACGGGGGAGTATAAAGGAAGTACGATCACGATTCTTGGTCGGAACACAGTGCTCTCTGAAGTTAGGGAAATGCCGGTGGTCGGAGGAAGTGGAATCTTCCGGTTCGCTAGAGGATATGTCGAGGCTAGGACTAAGTCGTTCGATCTAAAATTAGGAGATGCTAACGTTGAGTATAACTGTTTTGTCTTGCATTACTAA